CATTACCTGTGTTCGAGTCCGAGTCCGGTACACCCAAGAAGTGTCCAAGTGCGACGCACCTAGTCCGAGTCATCATCAATGTGCGAGTCCGAGACACCTAGGAAGAGTCTGAGTCGAGTCCTAGTCGGAGTCCTCATTACCTGTGCTCGAGTCCGGGTATCTTGAGACTAGGAATAGCGGGGGTGCGCCGTAAGGGAACTCACCTCACAGCTGCACACGCCTCAGGTAAAGTACATCCTGGACTCGAGACAAAACCTGCTGGAGTCAAAGTCCGATTCCTGGTGGGCGAGAATTAACGAGTTTGAGTCGGAGTCGAGTAACGAGTCCCAAAACTCGGCATTTAAATCTGACCCGAgtccatttgactcctttgtttcgtaacacaatgacatcactatgtaacacgtttgcttctattggctagcacctcaacatattttacataataGGCTAGTGGGCGGGACATCTAAgcgcttgaccaatcacaacagagccggccagctaaccaatcagagcagactgggctctggtttcagacagagggtgaaaagaggtgctgcagcacatgtgGAATGAGTGATTACGTAACATGActtgttggatttgttttgcttgtgttCAGATGTCTGGTGATCAAGTGCAGCAGCTACAGACAGGCTCATTGGTGGAGTCATGAAATCAACCGGCTGTCAGACTCCAGCGACTTCCTCAAAGTGCAACGCTTCAAGGGGTTTGCTCCGCCACGGGAGCACACGCTCACCAAATGGTCAGATACTTCTTCTACCTGAGACTTAGAACCGTCTCTCTTCAGATCTCACCTCATCCTCATTGCTCTTATCTTTGatggtttttatttaaaggtttgtGAATGGAAGCGGCTTCCTCTCAGACCTGGCTGATGCTCTGGAACAAGCCAAGGAGGAAATCTTCATCACAGATTGGTGGTGAGTGTCAGCAAGATCTGGATCTAGTGAAGGAGAATATTATTCACAGAATTTACAATTTGAATATATAATTTGAAAGCTGTTGCATTTAAGGAATAAAGCTTCAACTAGGGGATacagtttacattttcaaaattaaagttaaaataatgagaataaaTAATTAGTTGGACATTTTGGGAATAAAGTTAggaataatttaaaaaagtatataagaAATGAGgttaaaaatgtctaaaatatacatttccagaaagaaaagaacatatatatatatgtttttatccTCCACATTTCAAAATGGTATTTTTACCTTATTCCAAACATTCCCACTTTTACTAATTGTCAACTTTATTCTCAAAATGCAAAAGATGTCGAGAATAACGGgaaacattttttggatcaaattCAAATATGGAAATTGAAGTCAAAATCTCAAAGACCTTTAATCTTGTTGATTCACTAATGCTAGTAGGTTAATTACAAACTTTATTCtcaaaattcaaaatgaaaacctTCCTCCTACCGTCTGCAATTCAAGAATCAAACGGAAATGTTTAGGATAAAGTTTAAAGGACAGGATGAAGttcaaatattgaaaataaagtagaatttttaagaacacatttacaaaaatgtgaaaagtaattaaaaatattCATAGAAATAAAAGTCCACCTCCTTTTGAATGGCTCTGTTTCTCGTCCACATGTTCCTATTTGTATAACGTGGATGTCTTCTCTGTCAGGCTCAGCCCTGAAGTGTTCCTCAAGAGACCGGCAACTGATAAGTCCTGGCGCCTGGATGAGATCCTCAAACGCAAAGCAGTATGGATTCTCTCTGTCTTCAATGttatacaatttaaatgtctttcCAATTTCACTCTAGCGTATATATTCTTATATTTTGTTAACCTTTCCTGCAGGAACAAGGAGTCaaagtgtgtgttctgctgtaCAAGGAGGTGGAGATGGCCCTCGGCATTAACAGTGAGCACAGCAAGAGGACCCTCATGGATATGCATCCAAACATCAAGGTCAGTCACATCCTCACATCATGTCAGACACGCAATCACCAGAGGCCTCATCTCATGTTTTAACATCCATTTCAACCCCTATGTCCGTCAGGTAATGCGACACCCTGACCACGTGTCGTCCGTGGTGTTCCTGTGGGCTCACCATGAAAAGATGGTGGCCATTGACCAAACTGTAGCCTTCGTGGGGGGGATTGACCTGGCGTTTGGGAGGTGGGACGACAGCCTGTACCGGCTGACTGACCTGGGTTTGAAAGAGACGTCTGACACTGACGGAGGAACAGGAGTGAGGAGTTATTTTTATTAGCTTGTTGTCGCTGTTCATTAGACTGTGTTCTGTCCCCGCAGGCACTAACACATGTGTCTCTAACCAGGACAATGGTGTGACAAAACCGTCTGAACCAGATACGGAAGCGGAGCAGGACCCCGGCGACCTGACGGGCAACACTAAGCTGTGGCTCGGCAAAGACTACAGCAACTTCATCAAGAAAGACTGGGTGCAACTGGACCGACCGTTTGAAGGTATGCTGTCTGAAATTCCCTCATCCAAACACACAATGAGCGACTCAGACAAGAAATGGCTTCTTCTTATATGTATTTCCTTCAGATAACATCGACCGCACTCAAGTTCCCCGCATGCCGTGGCGTGATCTGTCTGCAGCGGTTCATGGCAGAGCTGCTAGGGATGTAGCCCGTCACTTCATCCAGCGCTGGAACTTCACCAAGGTCAGTGTCAAAGGAAAGTTTGATGTCTATAAACCTACCTGTGTTCGAttgtcatactgtatgtttggcCTTGATCATCCATACCTATGAGGACTGAGCTCCAGACCTGGGGCAATCGCTGctctattattaatattactgtaCACATAATTATTGCAAATATCCTCTTAATGTTTATATGTTCTATGTTATGCTATGCTAATCTATTTGTTGTGTAAGCCAGTGTAAGTCTTAAAATGAACTTGGACTAACCCTTTAAGAAAGCTTCTGTAGTAAACAGGATCCGTTGAAATCTCAAACTCATTCAAGTGTTTTGTCTCCGCCAGATCTTCAAAAACAAGTACAAGGACGATTTCTACCCCTACCTCCTGCCCAAGTCCCACTGCACCGCTGACTTACCCTCGTTCACTGTGCCCGGATCCAAGAAGGCCAAAGTGCAGGTATTTACGCCCCTCAGGTCACCATCTGTGAATATATACAGTGcagagcagtggttctcaaatgggggtacattttaaaaagtcgaaattaagaaaaaatgtcGTAAAGAAAATTTAAATTGAGACAAAAATTGcaagtttttaaaataagatgattagggccacatgaagaaggagatagaataatgagaaaatagtggggcatttttaaaagtcgaaaattagaaaaaaagtcaggatttttttggaaaaagttataatttcttaaaaataatcgacatttttgaaaagaaatctgaaatttTAAAGAAAGTCCGATCTTTTGGGAAATAGTCGGAAACGAAAAGTCGAAATTCAGGGGGTTTCTTGACTGACGTTTTTCAAAGGGGGTACATTATTGAAAAAAGTATGAGAGCTGCTGGTTCAGAGGTCTATTAGGAGGTTGTATTAGCTACATGTAAAGAACAAGtctaataaaaaatgaaggatTACTGTTCCACAATACTTTAACACAAACAGCAGTCAGTGACAGGGACCTGAAGGGAAATCATGCATATAACTCACAACACGACCATATTCAGTTGCTGGAATAATGAGTGCTTTTCAGCCTTGACGAATACATACAGTCTGTTTTACAAAGACTGCTCCCATGTTAGTGTTACAGGTCCTCCCAAGGTTAgtagagagaaagggaaaagtcGTTTACACACAGTCTGACACAGAAAAcgctttttcttttcaggttcatgtatttatttagtgccTTTACTCTAAtctgcttcaatgttcaaaaagggttattcttctcatactcctttcaccctgtgtctgaaaccagagtccagtctgctctgattggttagctggccggctccaattagagatgtcccgccccttagcctattgcgtacaatgtgttggagagctagtCAATAGAAGCCTGACAGATAATCATTATGTCACAGAAGTGTCCCGTGTTTTGGAAAGTTGGTGCACTGTAttcactgtaaacaaacaaccCCATTGCCTAGGCCCCTACTggtttccagtgtgtgtttctacatCGTACGACACTCGGTCAGAGCGAGTAGCAAATCACATGGATGGCTTTACAGTACAACAAAGAGACACTGTTCTGGGTTCGAAGTGCAGCTTACAAGTATTCAGAGTTGTCTGTGCGATGGCAGATGGTGGAACAAGAGCAAAGCCTGTGGAAGAAAAATCACTTCCAACATGTTTGTCCTGTTTAGTAAAGCCAGAGAAAACAAATGCACTGCCAAAGACAgaagggagtgggggggggggggggatctcaTTTGCAACAGACTTCATGGGAACTGGGGTCCTGATTTTGGGAAATGCAACAAAACTGACACGACAGAGGCTTTCATTCTCCCTCTACGCTTTTGTTTAGAAGTGTTTAGAAAGGGAGTATGGGTAaccatgtgtgtattttcttcTATTGTGGGCGGCGGCCTGTAATCAAATCCTCGCCCTTTTTATAATGCTGTGACTTTAAGGCTTTCGTGATCCCTTATCCAGGTTGCAGAGACACTCCCTCAGTTGTTTGTTATAGCTGTAGAGCTTATAGAGTGTACCATATGTAAAAGTAGTAGTTAATGCAAGAAACAAGCTGAGTAATACgaaactgaattaaaaacaagaaggaaatgtgttaaagaaatgtattcagTATCTATATTTAGTGGTCATAACTTAAAGGGAACACATTATGAATGACTCACTTTTCAGAGCTTTTGCatattactagcaggattactAAAAGTCTAAAAGgagcatgttgtgtttgttgtaaaagaaGCAGATTTGTATTTATCCTTTCtaagctgttctgttctgtaggctaatacttactgcctactgcctgaatctgcttcacggttttccctttctttagttcatttgttctgtttttaattcagcaggtgaacctatatgttcataaaaagtgtgtgtgagcttaactgtgtgtgttaaactaaaacggagcatttcctGTTGTAGGTATTTatgctgctgcctgaatatgcttattaaaaggcaggttttcctataaatgAAATATCTGATTGACATTTTTGATGCTAAATACCTTGgattcttcttttctaagggtcttaaataatacactgaagtaaaaaaagttaattttgcAGCAGGGGAACATGATTGTAGAAAGGGATTTATTAGCTAACAGAAGAATTCATATACTTTAATAAGTAGAGTGATATTTCTGAGTGTTAAACccatttcaaaaaacacattaacgTCTCTCATGGActgatttttaatttgtttctccAGGTGTTGCGCTCTGCAGACCGGTGGTCTACTGGAACCTGTGAGAACTCAATCCTCAACGCCTACATCCACACCATCGAGAACAGCGAGCACTACATCTACATCGAGGTAATGCCGGACCAGTCACAGGCAGATGTGTCCCTGAGAGAATGATAGTGTCAATGTATTTTGAACCTCCATTTCTGATGTTTCAGCCGTGTGattcctttttacttttatatcattttacCCTTTCACTTCTCACATCCCTGAGAGCTTTCTTTAGCCAACATGTGTCTCATCACGAGGTCTCATGTTTCTGAATACAACCACAGTCCCGTGCTCTGCCAGCTCCCCTACCTGTTTTTTCCCTCCCCTCATACCGAGCCACCATCTGTCTCATCTCTGCCCTCAGAACCAGTTCTTCATCAGCTGTGCCGACGGGAAGACCGTCCACAATGGGATCGGGGATGCAATTGTGAATCGAATCCTGCATGCATTCAGGTCTGGTTTGAGTGCATCAACCAGATTTATGTTCATTAATTTTGCACAGATGCTACGTCACTGCCTGGTGAAGTGCACCCTTTCCTGTGAACACATAGAATTGGCACCAAGCAGAAAGATATAAGAGTTGTTTAATGCTGTAGTTCATCACTGTGTGACACCTTGTATACTACTGAGTGGATTAGTAGTATAGTTTTaggagtaaaataaaacatgtagatGCATTGAAATATAATACACTCAAAAGCCAGGGAAATCCCAGTTTAAGTGTTAGCCTGCAGCCTGACATTGAGCCTCTATAGCTTTTACTTACACCATATAGATGTCGATCATTGGAGCTGGGATGTGATTGTGATCAATGGGAGACTTGCATTAATGTTTGAATAGTACCAATACATGTTGCGTCTCTCTgtagagagaagaagaagtacAGAGTGTTTGTGGTGGTCCCTCTGCTTCCTGGATTCGAGGGAGACATCGCGGCTGGAAGTGGAGTTGCGATTCGAGCTATTCTACACTTCACTTACAGGTGAGAGCCTTCATCTCCTGTCCTCAGTCTGCACTCACACACTTATTACTTACATTAATAACTGACTTACTATCGTTTGGGTTAATTAACATTTCTTAACGGATGATGTCCTAGGACCATGTGCCGAGGAGAGTGCTCCATCCTCTCAAGACTGAGTGAAGGTGAGTTTTCTCTCACTCATTTGCTCGcaataacaaacaaaatggCCGCCTGTTTCCTCTCTAACGtgttcctttctctctctttgtgttgcTACTTTAAACTGAAGCTACTTTTACTAGGTATCTTCCCACCAATCTGCACCCTTCTTCCTGTCATTCATCTTAAGAATCTGTGTATGTTTCTTAGTaaacctttctttctttatgtcttTTAATAACGTGATTCTGCTCCCCACTCCCCCCCAGTGAAGGACCAGTGGTCAGAGTACATCTCACTCTGCGGCCTGAGAACACACTCACAGCTCGGCGAGTCGCTCGTCACAGAGCTCATCTACGTTCACAGCAAGACCCTGATAGCCGATGACCGCTGCTATATCATCGGTGAGTCATCAGCAGCCCAGACTCATCCTAAGACACAATATCATTTTGACCTTGAGTTACAAGTgagctatgtgtgtgttcaatgtttcaaaaataaatgtcacttcAGGGTGATAGCAGGCAGACTCAGGAAGTCACTCAGAGAATATCAGGCcattctgatgtacagtttcaaaataaaagacctttgaaCTCTCTTACATGAgctatattttcaaaataattttgAAATATCACATGAGCTATCGTCCCTCTGTTTTTGGataactataaataaaacactgtccATAATCAAAGACTGATTTCTTATAGCACACCACTCCAACTAGCCACATGTGCAGTTAGAATCAATGAGTTTAGCtggtatatatttatatatatatatatatatatatatataatttggAATATGCTCCTTAACTATTGTGAACTTCAGAGTAACAACAAGCTGATGgtatacattttcagaaatttCACAAATTATAATAACCTTATTTTGTgaaatttgaattaaaaacccCAAGATTTTCAAAGGTCATTCAAAGTATTACTAAAAAGCAGAGATgagaagtaactaagtacatttactcaagtattgtactcatttgaggtacttgtactttacttgagtatttctattttctgctactttgtactccactacaattcagaggtaaatggtgtacttttactccactacatttatttaatacctctagttgctaggcagatttggattaatgatggtaaatataatcagcccttaaatcagactttagttcacctgcagtaaatccagcagctaccctgcagtatacaaagccattcaaactagctgcacctttaccagctctgagaacactttaatgatcaatcattataaaacatatcagagatattattctgaaatggtccaatcagacaatgactacttttactgtcgctactttaagtacatttagaggagagtactttctactttcactggaggaacatttagaatacttttactgtgacagagtattcctacactctggtacttctactttactcaagtacaagatctgagtacttctacttttactcaagcacaagatctgagtacttctacttttactcaagtacaagatctgagtacttctacttttactcaagtacaagatctgagtacttctacttttactcaagcacaagatctgagtacttctacttttactcgagtacaagatctgagtacttttactcaagaacaagatctgagtacttctacttttactcaagtacaagatctgagtacttctactttactcaagaacaagatctgagtacttctgcttttactcaagcacaagatctgagtacttctacttttactcaagcacaagatctgagtacttctacgttaactcaagaacaagatctgagtacttctgcttttactcaagcacaagatctgagtacttctacttttactcaagtacaagatctgagtacttctacttttactcaagtacaagatctgagtacttctacttttactcaagtacaagatctgagtacttctacttttactcgagtacaagatctgagtacttctacttttactcaagcacaagatctgagtacttctacttttactcaagtacaagatctgagtacttctactttaactcaagaacaagatctgagtacttctacttttactcaagcacaagatctgagtacttctacttttactcaagtacaagatctgagtacttctacttttactcaagaacaagatctgagtacttctacttttactcaagcacaagatctgagtacttctacttttactcaagtacaagatctgagtacttctacttttactcaagcacaagatctgagtacttctacttttactcaagaacaagatctgagtacttctacttttactcaagtacaagatctgagtacttctacttttactcaagtacaagatctgagtacttctactttactcaagcacaagatctgagtacttctactttaactcaagaacaagatctgagtacttctgcttttactcaagcacaagatctgagtacttctacttttactcaagaacaagatctgagtacttctacttttactcaagtacaagatctgagtacttctacttttactcaagtacaagatctgagtacttctacttttactcaagtacaagatcttagtacttctaatttactcgagtacaagatctgagtacttctcccacctttgCCAAAAAGGAGTTACATCCCTACAGTATGTAGTAGTTTTCATTTTTTGCGGCGGACTTCTCCACTGTGCTGGGTTCAAATTTCTTTCACAGACCCTATAATTTGtcaaactaaaaactaaaatgaagcaTACTATTGATGACTCCTGGTTTGGAGAGGGATGCTTCTAGAAGAACAGACTTTTATTGCTCATTACTCTCCCCACATGTGTCCAGGATCAGCCAACATCAACGACCGCAGCATGCTGGGCAGCAGAGACAGTGAGATGGCCGTGTTTGTGGAAGACGAAGAGCGGGTCACCTCCATCATGGGAGGAGAGGAGTACCAGGCGGGACCGCTCACACTCGCTCTGCGGAAGGAGTGTTTCAGGTCAGGACCAAATGTGTAGATTCTGAAATAACATGGTGACCTGATACAGTTTGAAAGGGAAAGCATCAATTGAACATTTACTTACATAAGGCCCCTCAAAGTGGCCCAAAATATATCAATTTTGaaagactaaaaataaaaaaccaatACGTGGTGGcctattttctgtttttacgACCACTCAAAGCGTTTGACATATACCAGTCAgtattcacacattcacacaccatttCCCATTTGGAGCAACTCTGGGTTAAGTATCCTGCCCATGGACACAGAAGTGTTGACTGCGgggggctgggatcgaacccacaaccttctgattGTTACACGACCACACTACAAGAACCTCTGTGTTATGTGAATATATTGCACCTGCTGAATAGTTGTTATTTATCGTCTGGTGTAGAGTTCTTGTCGGATCTTCTTCCGACCCCAGCGTCAATATCGATGATCCCATCAGCGATGAGCTCTTCTTCCTGCACTGGAATGAACCGGCTAAACTGAACGCTGAGATTTATGAAAAggtatacatttaataaatgatggtGTTTCATAAATCCTGACTAGCTTTCCttaccctttttttctccttggCTTGTCTTCATCAGGTCTTCAAATGTCTGCCCAACAACTCGGTCCACAACATGCGAGAGCTGAAGGAGTACTCGGGCCACGAGCGCCTCTGCGACACTGACTCTGAGCAGGCCAGAGAGGAACTGAAGGCCGTCCGAGGGCTGCTGGTTCACTTCCCCCTGAAGTTCCTGTGTGAGGAGGACCTGATGCCTCCGATAAACACTAAAGAAGGCATGGCTCCTCTCGGTCTGTGGACATAACCTGCAGCTCAGACCGCTGCGTTACATCTCCACTGGTCCTGCTCATAGTTTCAGCACAGTTCACTAAAGTAGCTACAGCACTGGCATTTTAATGGTGAGGACAGAGAGATCTCCTCCAAACTATCTGATGGGATCATCGTTTTGTTTACCACTGAAAAGTAGATTTGATCATGATTGAGAGTAAGGCaagtgctttttggggttttcccctttcctgtagtgtgttttataggtttctgtgaatgtaaatggtctgctaaagGGCTAAAATCACTCTAAAGGTTCCCCTAAAAAGGAGTCCCCACCCCACCCCCTGCGTGAAACGACTctattggattcctttgtttcgtcctgtaacataatgacatcactatgtaacactcacacttctattggatAACACTGCTGatagtgataggctaaggggtgggacatctcgaagcgcttgaccaatcacacagagccggccagctaaccaatcggagcagactgggctctggtttcagacagagggtgaaaagaggtgctgcagcacaggcaggatgagaaagatgaagagctttttgaacattaaagcatggagacatgtctctGGAGGCACTAAATGCAAATATGACACTGAATTtgagcacaatagggcccctttaagaaaaagacataaaataactaataaataaaagaagctAAAATGGGCAAAAGAACGCCTGGGCTTAAAAGTAGTCGGAGTTATGATGGATGTGCAGTTTTCTGGTCGTCTGCTTCTCAGCTCAATATGAGCGGCAGTGCTGGCGGTGGTGTTAAATACAAATGAGTGTATGAGTCAGGAGAGCAAGGCAGGCTGGTACTGGAAATCAACACATGATCTGGGAACATAGTGTACATTTATCGGTGCAAGGTTTtttggatggatgggtgggtggcttccgtctctgtctctgtctcttttttcgCTCTCACTCGCTCTTCCTCCGAGGCTTCACCTCTCACTGCAGTGCCAGCAAAATCTGTCAGAACATTTGTGGTTGTTATGGTGACGGGTATAAAGAGATGACTGGATTGtagctgaaataaaaaacactgaatagggcaggaaagggagagagggggacTAAATTGGGATGGTGTATCggaaaatagaaaaaggcaACATGCGGGAAAAAGAGGActgattttaatatttctggATGAGTGATCAAGGTGGAGACACTGtgtgagaggagaagagaaaaggaggacAACATAATTAAAGGGTGTTGGGTTGATTTACTGCAAATTGTtgcaaggttttttttttaaagtcaccaTGACAACCAAAGTGAGTTATAATTTCCCTGTGTTGTCAGCAGAACAGAACAAATCATTCCTCTTCAGCTATTTCCATCACCGCTCGACAATTACGTGTCCAGGTGCCATAATATGTCCTGCGAAACTCCCCTTTTACTAATGTGCGTCCTAGCAGGCTTTCATATAGGGCACATTTGCACTGCAGTGGTGATGGCTTTCACTCATCAAGTCATATGTTTAGTTTTAAACCACAAAGATGTTTTTggaaatatacatatataatcacattgttgtttttactcaAACCAGCGTGTCCACTTTACTGAGGCGTGAGGAACAGAGTACAAGTTGGAGAGCCTTACACTGGACCAATAGTTAGCATCCCTCTTTTGTAAAGTGTATTGGAAATCTTATGTAATAA
This Eleginops maclovinus isolate JMC-PN-2008 ecotype Puerto Natales chromosome 11, JC_Emac_rtc_rv5, whole genome shotgun sequence DNA region includes the following protein-coding sequences:
- the pld2 gene encoding phospholipase D1, producing MDSQDEIEPEAKSSSAQPLARRRFSHDMHGLSPDEIDGLMSSSEGRPFLVVHRLPEIKEEGVPFLMPGIPITCRVDNTEKYTTRSKVRVGTLYTVFLTHGHFQWAVKRKYKHFQELHRDLYKHKMMLHLLPLARFAKDRAQLRAMSEEMPSLHGTERTRRTSSKMKYLEEYLNGLLENSFCRNDHSMIEFLSVGALSFVTDLGPKGLEGPIFKRSGGHRIQGLNCIGHHQFCFRWSRRWLVVKDSFLMYMNRDYGKINFVLLFDPEFKVKVGRAYTDTKYGVCFENFARCLVIKCSSYRQAHWWSHEINRLSDSSDFLKVQRFKGFAPPREHTLTKWFVNGSGFLSDLADALEQAKEEIFITDWWLSPEVFLKRPATDKSWRLDEILKRKAEQGVKVCVLLYKEVEMALGINSEHSKRTLMDMHPNIKVMRHPDHVSSVVFLWAHHEKMVAIDQTVAFVGGIDLAFGRWDDSLYRLTDLGLKETSDTDGGTGDNGVTKPSEPDTEAEQDPGDLTGNTKLWLGKDYSNFIKKDWVQLDRPFEDNIDRTQVPRMPWRDLSAAVHGRAARDVARHFIQRWNFTKIFKNKYKDDFYPYLLPKSHCTADLPSFTVPGSKKAKVQVLRSADRWSTGTCENSILNAYIHTIENSEHYIYIENQFFISCADGKTVHNGIGDAIVNRILHAFREKKKYRVFVVVPLLPGFEGDIAAGSGVAIRAILHFTYRTMCRGECSILSRLSEVKDQWSEYISLCGLRTHSQLGESLVTELIYVHSKTLIADDRCYIIGSANINDRSMLGSRDSEMAVFVEDEERVTSIMGGEEYQAGPLTLALRKECFRVLVGSSSDPSVNIDDPISDELFFLHWNEPAKLNAEIYEKVFKCLPNNSVHNMRELKEYSGHERLCDTDSEQAREELKAVRGLLVHFPLKFLCEEDLMPPINTKEGMAPLGLWT